The sequence below is a genomic window from Ipomoea triloba cultivar NCNSP0323 chromosome 10, ASM357664v1.
CTGTTGTTTTTCCAAACTTATATTGATCACTTGGTTGGTTGTAGTCAAGTGATTTTTACTGGTTCTCATTGCCCTTTAGTGTATATGGTGAGTTTTTTCAGTTTTTGGGCACTCCTAAATTTGAACTGGTTTTCCTCCCTGTGATGTTATGCAGTTGTAAGGGCAGTTGCAGCTCCTCATTCAGCAGTGGGCGTACCGCTGACAGCAGAGAATGTCGAGAGTGTATTGGATGAAATTCGACCGTATCTCATTGCTGATGGAGGTAACGTTGCCCTGCATGAAATCGATGGCAATGTCGTTAGGTTAAAGCTCCAGGGAGCGTGTGGCTCCTGCCCCAGTTCTGTCACGACGATGAAGATGGGCATTGAGCGTCGTTTGATGGAAAAGATCCCCGAGGTTTCCTCCGTTGAATCCATACCAGACGAAGAAACTGGCCTCGAGCTTAATGCAGAAAACATAGAGAAGGTATGTGATACGTTCTAGCCCTTACGTGTTCTCTAGATTTGAGATATAACTTCGAGAATCACTGGAGCAAGACTTCCAGTGTGACCCTTGAACCATTGAGCTAAGCCCCGCTGGGCAACTGCTACTACTTTTTAGTTCTTAGGAGATTGTGCTAATGCCAGTTTGATTGATACATGGCAACCAAACAAATGATTAATTTAGACGATTTCATTAAAAACAACTTCGGGCTAATAAATGTTTTTGAAGGTATTAAAGTTCCCAAGGATTGGATATTTGGATGTACAATAAGCACTTACATTGATCTAATACATatttacttatatttatatgttacacatatatagacacacacattgtatgtatgtgtatacatatatgccTGTATTACCTCCAAATGGTCAATATAAAGGTATAATATATCTTAGTAGCTAATCTCGTGACACATGGATGCAATAGGGGATAGAATGAAACTACGATTTGATTGTTTCTATTGACAATATACAAGACGAGACGaggatatttatatagttatATCAAGTTGCTTGATGTATATTTGGTTTTTCTTTCGAGTTTTGGTGTGAATGGTTCGTTATTAAATCTAGGTACTCGAAGAGATAAGACCATATCTCGTTGGGGCAGCCGGGGGAACATTGGAACTAGTTGCAATCGAGGAGCCAATCGTGAAGGTTAGAATCACAGGCCCTGCAGCAGGGGTGATGACGGTTCGTGTTGCTGTGACTAAGAAACTGCGGGAGAAGATCCCTGCAATAGCTGCAGTTCAACTTTTGCAGTGAATATATACTACAGCTCAATGATAGCTGAAAGTACAGCAAGCTCTGTAAATAGTATAAGTTGTGTTGTTCTTAGGGAAGATAGTCTTGGTAGTTCATAATTCAACATTCTTGGAACACTATGATTTATATTGCAACAACTATTTGGGATCTAGGGTGTTGCCAATCATTATACTATGAACCATGATCTACATTGTAAGCTTAATCACTAAcatacatattcatttttaatatactaaaagttcatATTTAGTGTattacaaattcattttttataaatttatttttaatgtactacaAGTTTAATGTAAGTTTTCAGGTTTTGCTTGTATGTTTTGGGAGTATAACACAAGGCTAAAGAACCCTAGAAGTTTAAACCGAGCTAAGTTCAAACTAatcaacaaattataccatgaattaAGATTTACCTTGCATTTTAAACTGCTCGACATAATTTAATAACTGATGACACATAAtgcaaacatataatttttcaaCCAAAGTCCATAAATAAGCCTTGGTTCATAActacatggtataacaattaaaGTAATCTCAAGGATACtgtcatgaaaaaaaaaaactctttttttcttttttttttcaaaaaaaaaaatctccaattaGTAAACGGATCATGTTGCATCTGTTTCATACCATACATATCATTTTAACTTTTAGCAATGTGGAGTGTACTTGTTTGGTATGGAAAAGAATATTAGTGTTGAAAACATGGATTCCCAACTACAGAACCAAGAACAAAACTGTAGGCCAAATGAAGAGGAATAAACAGACATCAATGTCCATTTCCTTCCTCCACATTAAGGTTGTTGCCTTATAATTGAAAGGAATCTGGGCCTGTGAACATCTTTCAAACTCTTCCCTTTAGGTGCAGTGATCTTAGTCACAGTAGAGCTTGATCACAGAATCGGCGCCTGCTGTAAATAGCCATGGCTGCCTGGGGTGGAACGTGCAGTCGAGAACGCCTGAAAGTAGCAATTATAATGTGTCAGCAAAAGGCGTTTATGTTAGGCAATGTGCTTCACTGCTTTGACCCCGCCAAAAGTTTAGGATGAAAAAATACCTCTTCCATTTTCAATGGCGTGACCCCGGAGAATCTCCAGAGGGACTATTAGGGGATTTTGGTTCAGATCTGAATAAACCATGCCATGGAAGACATATGCAGTGCAGTCATCAGAACATGAAGCGAACAAAGGATAAGAACGATGGAAGGCAACTTTGTTAATGTCCTTTGGATGACACCTAAGATTTGAAAAAGGAAAATCGCATGAAGACAAGtctaatactataatataaacAAGAGctaattgtcattttggtccaatgactataggggtcctcttaatttcagtctacgactttcaaaagtgttaattgcataccctgactattcaatttttgtcaatttcggtcactccggccaaattcgccggaatttcctaaaccctaaaataatgaggggtattttagtaagtTCACATGTCTATTattcttctccggcgagctaCCAGGTTGAGAGCAACCGGAATGTTCAGATTTATGGCTTCTCAAATTAGCAACAAAGAAGACAATAATAAAGCTCTCATTCTTCACCATCACCACTGCAACTCAATACCGGCGTGGCTTCCTCGTCAAGAGAGGTTTTGAAGGGAATGCCCAGATGCCCGGAGGAGCAGGATGATGCCCAGATTCCAGCGTGGCCTCCTCGTCAGCGTGAACCAGTAGTAGCAGAAGGGGAGGAAAGCTAAGGCGGCGGTGAAGGCCGTTCGCAGGAGCATGTCGAAGTCGCCAGCGGAGCCGGAGATGAGCTACGCAATGTGCAGCGCCGGCGATAGCGCGGAAACAGGGATGGGCTTGAGCTTATCAACGCTAAGTGGAGCAAAGGAGGAAATGGACCTCGCATTCATCGGCATTATTGTCGTCGTGATCTTAGCAATGGACCTCGCACTTTGTCAAAAATGTCGCCGAAGCATGTCGTCGTCTCGCCAATGTGATTGCCACCGCCGCAGTAGAATGAAATTTggtcgaagaagaagaacagaCATGTGAAATTTCTAAAAtacccctcattattttagggtttaggattttccaGCGAATTTGGCCAGTAATTTGGTCAGAGTGAccaaatttgacaaaaattgaatagtcagggtatgcaattaacacttttgaaagttgtggactgcaattaagacGACCCCTATAgttagtggaccaaaatggcaatttgctctataAACAATGGCAAATATAACCGGATGAAAAGCTTTAGTCACGAAACTTCACAAATGCCAAAACCAATAAAGATTTCGGTCAAAATCCTTCAATTTGGAGCGGATGATTAAACATGCATAAGCACAAAGTTTCAAGCTTTTAACTTTATTTATCTCACATAAGGATCTTTTGACCATGTCCAaagttttttttcctttacttACTTGAGAACTCTGTAAGGCTGAGATGAAAGGTCCATGTCAAACCAACACAGTTTCCCGTCTCTACTTCCAACAATGACGTGATCACCTGCATATGAAGGTATGGATGCAATGAACGACACAAAACCCCCATGAAAAGAATACACTCATGCAGAAAGATAGATAAAAGGAGGCACAGTTGCAAGGAAATTACTCAAATTAGTTTCATATGAAAACACGGAGAAGGCTTAGAAACATACCACTTGAGTGAATGGAAATAGAGGATACTTCACGTAATTTGGTTTCAAGTTTCTTGATAGCTTTTGGGTTCAGCAGATCATAGACACGAACAACTTTCTTGGTTGATATAAAGAAGAGAGAGCGAGTAGGATGGAAAGCAGTTGATACCGGAATTCCATGCAGCTTGAATGGAAGCCGTTGAGTATTCTGCTTTGAGAGTTGATGAATAAATATTGCTCTTGCATCCCGTATGAATGGGTTAAGAAATAACATCAAGCAATTAAGAACAAAATAAATGTCAAAGCTATACAAAACATGATTCGGGTAGCCAAAATAACCAGAATATCAGGCAGATGATGAAAATGGGTTTCATGAATGTCCCATGGAAGCAAATTCCTAGAATGGTAATCGCATATAACTGAAATGAACATATTCCACTGCAAAAGACAATTCAATAATAAGCTTGGATTGGACATTTCAATTTACTAAAAAGGATATCAGATGGCGACACTACTGAGAAATAGTCTCCTTTACGATGCCACTCTACAGAAGCAACTGTCTGCAAAACTCAATGAACGTACAAAAGTCAGACTCGTATAAAGGCTTCAATTTATCACCACTCCAGTGTCTGATGAAGACTCAATATAATAGAAAATGAAACCAAGTTTAAGTACCTTAGAGTGCTTTAACCTGATTCCTCCAAACTTATCATCCTGAGACCAGCTCACAAGGGAACCGCTGTCTGAGACACCAAGAAAAAAATCAGGACAGCTAAAATATTAACCTTTGCACAATATGCTAAAGGCATTAACATCAGACTGACCAGAGTCATCTGTCACAGGTGGTGTCTGAACACGCAATAGTTCTTCAACCCTCTTTTGTCCTTCTTCATTCCCAAGGCCAACATTCAAAAGACACACATCTGGTCCGCTACATAATTAGTTAACATAAGACATTTTCTAGTCATAACCTCatcaattaatgaatatatccaGTAATTCATTATGCTTACACAGAGACTGCCAAGACAGGAAGCTCAGGCACTGGATTCCACGACACATGCTGAACTGCTTCCCCCAGCTCCCAAATCCTTAAACATCTTCCAGTCTCAACCTCCCATATGCGCACAGTTCCATCATTTGAACCTTAAGAAATAGTAGTTGATGATATCATGATTCTATATgagtttataacttaaggacaaTGAAAAATCTCATTAGAAGCCAAACCAGAAGCAATCCACTGCCCACTAGGTTCTGTACAAATTGAAACAACTGGACCGCTGTGACCTTTATATTCAAGATAACAAGTTGTTGGGTAAGGTCTGAGGTCTCTGCGGCTTGGCAACTTCGGTTTCAAGGACTCAGGATCAATATTTAGCTGTAGAAGAATTAAAGATGTAGGGTTACTTAATGATTAAAAGATTCAAGTTGCTATAAAGTATCCAGATACTTCCGTCTGTGGAAAACTCTTGAACTAAAACAAGCACACTTGGTACCAGTTTTATTTACATACACGCTTTTTATGAGCTCTGGGGCATAAATAAAGATCCAGGCATCGATCAAATGTTTCTTTGACAGATTTGTCATATGCTGGAACGCTTCTCAAGGATTCAAACCTAAACATAATCAAAACATAGTTGGATTAAAATATTGAACTGAAAGTAGCGAAGTGAAAAAAGTTATTCTTGACCAATTAAAAAGGCAGTAATGTACTGTTTCGGAATAAACTTTGGCCGATCTTCCTCAAACATAAGCTCATAAGATTTGATCTCGTCTTCTGTTGGGATATACTCCAAAGAGGGGTTATATGATTCCTCATGACCTGAAACAACACTTAGGTAAGACAGCTAACGCTCTCCCTTACTCCCTTTGAAAAGGTGAAATGCCAAGGATATTTATTTAGGCAGAGCTGTAAACCTGGCAGCTTAGGCTTTGGAGCAGGAATATAAGATAACCCTTGTCTTTCCATAGCAGTCGAATCATCTCCCCACAAAAGATAGAAATTTGGTTCTTCTTTTGGCTTCTCATCAAATTTTATTAGCCCCTTTCTTATTGCACGTACATACTTAACAACCTGGATCCagatgaaaaattaattatagaaCTAATCACAGTGAAATTTGGCAGCAATAAATATGTTAAAGgcacaaattaaaataacagTATATGCAATCTAACCTTTT
It includes:
- the LOC116032909 gene encoding ribosome biogenesis protein BOP1 homolog; protein product: MKVKKGTERSKEPKKEVEEEEQAKIDAVAKQSEEDYSDESPVVSDDDDEEFSEDNGSLRESGSDEESELSGSEDVFVSSDGDDATNADDLDGAGPSNSNRDDLGHSDVDDDSGSDDSRPEVEESDSSEDEVAPRNTVGNVPLVWYKDEEHIGYDLAGKKIKKKEKQDKLDSFLASADNSKNWRKIYDEYNDEEVELTKEEIKTIRRMLKGKAPHADFDPYAPYVDWFAWDDAKHPLSSAPEPKRRFIPSKWESKKVVKYVRAIRKGLIKFDEKPKEEPNFYLLWGDDSTAMERQGLSYIPAPKPKLPGHEESYNPSLEYIPTEDEIKSYELMFEEDRPKFIPKQFESLRSVPAYDKSVKETFDRCLDLYLCPRAHKKRLNIDPESLKPKLPSRRDLRPYPTTCYLEYKGHSGPVVSICTEPSGQWIASGSNDGTVRIWEVETGRCLRIWELGEAVQHVSWNPVPELPVLAVSVGPDVCLLNVGLGNEEGQKRVEELLRVQTPPVTDDSDSGSLVSWSQDDKFGGIRLKHSKTVASVEWHRKGDYFSVVSPSGDARAIFIHQLSKQNTQRLPFKLHGIPVSTAFHPTRSLFFISTKKVVRVYDLLNPKAIKKLETKLREVSSISIHSSGDHVIVGSRDGKLCWFDMDLSSQPYRVLKCHPKDINKVAFHRSYPLFASCSDDCTAYVFHGMVYSDLNQNPLIVPLEILRGHAIENGRGVLDCTFHPRQPWLFTAGADSVIKLYCD
- the LOC116031783 gene encoding nifU-like protein 2, chloroplastic, with amino-acid sequence MALNPLSPSHYHPPSSCGALQIPESSLHSLPLKNSSLLGSTASLSRRRNPPPPSRLVQRAHFSGSPIKPQLVVRAVAAPHSAVGVPLTAENVESVLDEIRPYLIADGGNVALHEIDGNVVRLKLQGACGSCPSSVTTMKMGIERRLMEKIPEVSSVESIPDEETGLELNAENIEKVLEEIRPYLVGAAGGTLELVAIEEPIVKVRITGPAAGVMTVRVAVTKKLREKIPAIAAVQLLQ